In the genome of Zobellia nedashkovskayae, the window GGTCTAAAATGTTTGTAAACGTCATTGGCCAATACACCAGCCGAGATATTTAGAGTGGTATTTACAGAGCTGGAAGTGGCGAAAATCATTCCGCCTAACATTAAGCCTAACATGCCCACAGGGAGTACTTCCTTACACATTAGAAGGTATGCGCCTTCATCTGCCAAACCACCTAATTCAGGATTTAGAACTCTATAAATCATAGGAGGTAACATCCAAATTATTGGACTTACAAGATAAAGTCCGCCAAAAAGCCACCCTACTTTTTTAGCATCTTTTGGAGTGGCAACACTGGTATAGCGCTGTACATAAGCCCAATTACCGGCAATAAAGAAAAGGTTGTACAAACCAAAGGCAACCATAAAACCCCAAGTGTATTCTTCATTTACCAAATTGAAAAAATTCTCAGGAGCCTGTGATACAAAATTTTCGATACCACCAATTTTATCCAGCGAAAGCGGAACAACAATTAAAACGGCTGCGGTAAGTACCACAAATTGAAGAACATCTGTAACAATTACTGCCCAAAGACCACCAACTGCGGTATAGATTAAAATTAAGATACCCAGTACGATAATACTGGTACTTATAGGGAAACCTGTTGATACTTCAACAATTTTAGCTACGGGATATAAAAAAGCACCCGTGGTAAAGATGGATATCAACAAAAATAAATAAGTATAAATTTTTTGAGTGCTGTACCCTAAACGGTCCGTTATAAATTCGGCCGCGGTAAGCGCTTTTGTTTTTTGCCATTTAGGAGCAATGAAGAAACCGATTAGAACACCGGCAATGCACATTGTGGTTTGAATGGTAATGGCAACCCAACCACTGGAATATGCTATGGAGCCCCATACTACAAAAGTACCTGCAGAAAAGAAACTCATAAATAGAGAAAGGCCACTCATCCACCAGGGTAGTGCCCCACCCGCAGCAAAGAATGATTTCATGTTTTTGCCCGACTTTGAAAAGCTTAGTCCGCATACGAAGACAAGCAAAGTGAAAATAAGTATAACCGTAATGTCTATTGTGCCCATTCTTTTGATGAATATACTATTAACTCTAATTTTCTGTAATTTAGAAATAGGGGGTAAACTAGAACCCCCTATTTGAAAAAACTAACAAAAACTAACAAACATTTTTAATACCCAGGGTTTTGAGTTACTACATTTTCCGTAGCATCAATTTCTGCTTGTGGTATTGGCCATAAATAGTGTTTTCCGGCGTCAAAGGTTCTTTCTTCCAACTCTCTGTAATCTAAGTTACCCATTTCAACTCTTGGCTGAGAAGGTGCGCCAGTGTAATCTATATACCCATCATCATCAATACTAGGAACATAGTTTAAATCCCCAATTTTGCTAAAGCCATTGGCAGGACCACCAAAAACGGTAGTGTTCATAACCTTTTCGGCAACCCCCCATCTTCTAATATCAAATAGGCGAAGTCCTTCATCTGCGAACTCTACTTTACGCTCTCTTCTAATAATTTTTCTCAACTCTGCTTGATCCGTTGTAGTAACTGCAGGAAAAGCGAAACCGCTATTGTTATAAGCGCGTTCACGTACATCATTCATAGCATTTAAAACGCTTCCGTCTATTGTACCAGCTTCAATTTTAGCTTCGGCATAATTTAGAAGTACTTCGGCATATCTCATTAAATAAATGGTTTGCTCAGATTGTAAAGGGCTAGGGCCGCCTGTTAATGACCCTAATAATCTAGGTGCATCTGAGAATTTTTTCCAGAAATATCCGGTAAATGCAGTAAAACGATTCGCGCCTCCGGTTACATATTCAGTACCATCTACAGGGTCAATTATTTTTCGACCTGCTGGGTTTGCCGCATTAGGATTGAAAACACGTTCAACTTTAGCGCCATCTTCAATACGCCAGGTTGCTATACTATCACTATGTTGCTGAATGATATGTCCTGTCCAGATATTATTTGGTAAGGCAATGGAAGCGGCCAAACGAGGATCACGATTTTCGAACGGATTTGCAGGATCATAAGCAGGATCCTCATCAATAGGTAGTCCGTTTACAGTTTCGTAACTATCAACTGTTTGCTGAGAAGGAACCAATTGGCACCATCCACCAAACCTACTACCTTGAACTTGGGACAGACTATGTGTTTTTGTTCCGTTTATATAGGATATATCTAATAGCACCTCTGATGAACCTACACCGGCATCTGTAAATAAAGC includes:
- a CDS encoding sodium:solute symporter family protein; amino-acid sequence: MKSFFAAGGALPWWMSGLSLFMSFFSAGTFVVWGSIAYSSGWVAITIQTTMCIAGVLIGFFIAPKWQKTKALTAAEFITDRLGYSTQKIYTYLFLLISIFTTGAFLYPVAKIVEVSTGFPISTSIIVLGILILIYTAVGGLWAVIVTDVLQFVVLTAAVLIVVPLSLDKIGGIENFVSQAPENFFNLVNEEYTWGFMVAFGLYNLFFIAGNWAYVQRYTSVATPKDAKKVGWLFGGLYLVSPIIWMLPPMIYRVLNPELGGLADEGAYLLMCKEVLPVGMLGLMLGGMIFATSSSVNTTLNISAGVLANDVYKHFRPNSDGDKLVKVGRTATILLGILTILIALLVPYMGGIVEVVMSLAAITGGAMFLPPMWALFSKYQTGKSALIVTVITLVINAFFKFLAPTLLNFSFDRAQEMGFGMGIPVVLLAAFEVYARSQQKATVEYDNYQLKVAEKISETEEEAAAGNKKGTRVIGIGVALTGLMILILSFIAKTGALLVGGMGILVLLLGSYIIFRTTKKDSD
- a CDS encoding RagB/SusD family nutrient uptake outer membrane protein, whose product is MKNIKYIILISLSLLVFPACEDNVLNLEDPGSPTDATFFRTEAQLEVALTGVYESLNYVRSVPFPQLLDHTTDYAYNRGNVGGTVAVTTGGVTSTEGIINGFWDSFYTGIQRANNLLTNMPKAEEASDPGRYEQIKAEALFLRAMFYSYLTELYGDVPFRTEVTSLEELEIKSRTPKAEIVASIIVDLEEAASILPPTQSANERGRASANAANALISRIALYNEDYVLAESAALKVMNSAETPSLFPDYEALFTDAGVGSSEVLLDISYINGTKTHSLSQVQGSRFGGWCQLVPSQQTVDSYETVNGLPIDEDPAYDPANPFENRDPRLAASIALPNNIWTGHIIQQHSDSIATWRIEDGAKVERVFNPNAANPAGRKIIDPVDGTEYVTGGANRFTAFTGYFWKKFSDAPRLLGSLTGGPSPLQSEQTIYLMRYAEVLLNYAEAKIEAGTIDGSVLNAMNDVRERAYNNSGFAFPAVTTTDQAELRKIIRRERKVEFADEGLRLFDIRRWGVAEKVMNTTVFGGPANGFSKIGDLNYVPSIDDDGYIDYTGAPSQPRVEMGNLDYRELEERTFDAGKHYLWPIPQAEIDATENVVTQNPGY